A region of Salinibacter sp. 10B DNA encodes the following proteins:
- a CDS encoding glycosyltransferase: MPPSPLPYTFCFLSFEGPDLYAQAGGLSVRITQLATHLAQEGYEAHLFFVGDPEQPGREERVDGRLTLHRWCQWISAYHPGGVYAGEDEKLQDFADSLPPFLIDEIIRPALNAGRLPVIMAEEWHTADTLIRLHDQLSAEGLRARCLLLWNANNTMSFHRVDWARLPQAATLTAVSRYMKHIMWDWGVNPLVIPNGIPERLLTPVSKERIQNLRDALALSDQSTLLFKVGRFDPAKRWLMAIDTAARLKAQGVHVAFVLSGGVESHGHEVFERARSQGLSTHHISGSPSSWDELLLTLTDAPATDIYNLDYTLTEEMLQGLYAASDAVLANSGHEPFGLVGLEAMAAGGIVFTGTTGEEYATGGGAFALDTDTPAEIVTPLLHLHAHPAEARARRSAARRKAADFTWDRVSDVLFRKLNDLAVQQGLLTFSPDHTLMPTPRVQDVVIYTVVHQPRRLRLPAEPLSTDEPTAVIEKALFDDDMNERYFRKVAASSYWPATERFLRLVDEGLKLSIGFSLSFIEQAERWDSALLDRFRTLVQHENVELVAVEPTHSFVLLWDLPFFIERMREIRNQLEATFGERPVVADTTEMMMSDGIYHALEQAGFRAGLVDGRSWVLDWRQPTYVYHHGTGQLKLLARHYTLSDDVGYRFSNRGWEGWPLMADDYAQWIANSPGNVAVLGWDFETFGEHHSPESGIFDFLDALPRAIHDVGLSFATPSEALTRHGDDSYDLPLSPFPSTWAGSGGLEFFLGNAAQQAVHMLMIQTYQKARLTGKERWIDLATWLAQSDNLHLIQWYGRYGSEAEVSAYFTPDEWWSLGPDGIIWELQQVYKHVIAALDAELPSSPSRQQHEGDGTGILAPHTALRKPPRTPSPPERR; encoded by the coding sequence ATGCCGCCCTCTCCCCTTCCTTACACCTTTTGCTTTCTTTCCTTTGAGGGACCGGATCTCTACGCCCAGGCCGGAGGCCTCAGCGTGCGGATCACGCAGCTTGCGACGCATCTCGCCCAAGAGGGCTACGAGGCGCATCTCTTCTTCGTCGGGGACCCAGAACAGCCGGGCCGAGAGGAGCGGGTGGACGGGCGCTTGACCCTGCATCGATGGTGCCAGTGGATCAGTGCCTACCACCCGGGTGGGGTGTACGCGGGGGAGGACGAGAAGCTGCAGGATTTTGCGGACTCCCTCCCCCCCTTCCTCATTGACGAGATTATTCGCCCGGCCCTAAACGCTGGCCGCCTTCCGGTCATCATGGCAGAGGAGTGGCACACGGCGGATACCCTGATTCGGCTGCACGACCAACTGTCGGCGGAGGGGCTGCGAGCGCGGTGCTTGCTCCTCTGGAACGCCAATAACACCATGTCCTTCCACCGGGTTGATTGGGCCCGGTTGCCGCAGGCCGCCACACTCACTGCGGTAAGCCGGTACATGAAGCACATTATGTGGGACTGGGGCGTGAATCCACTCGTCATTCCGAACGGCATTCCAGAACGCCTGCTCACACCAGTCTCGAAAGAACGCATCCAAAATCTCCGAGATGCCCTTGCCCTCAGCGACCAGTCGACCCTGCTGTTCAAGGTCGGGCGCTTCGATCCGGCCAAGCGCTGGCTCATGGCCATTGACACGGCCGCCCGGCTGAAAGCACAAGGGGTCCACGTCGCCTTCGTGCTGTCCGGCGGCGTCGAATCGCACGGGCACGAAGTCTTTGAGCGAGCGCGATCACAGGGGCTTTCCACCCACCACATTTCCGGCTCGCCCTCGTCGTGGGACGAGTTGCTCTTGACCCTTACAGACGCGCCCGCTACTGACATTTACAACCTTGACTACACCCTCACGGAGGAGATGCTGCAAGGCCTCTACGCGGCGTCCGATGCCGTGCTCGCTAACAGTGGGCATGAACCGTTTGGCCTCGTCGGCCTCGAAGCGATGGCGGCGGGCGGCATCGTGTTCACGGGAACCACCGGGGAAGAGTACGCAACTGGAGGCGGGGCCTTCGCGCTCGACACGGATACCCCGGCGGAAATCGTAACGCCGCTCCTGCACCTGCACGCTCATCCGGCCGAGGCTCGGGCTCGCCGCAGCGCAGCACGGCGCAAGGCGGCCGATTTTACCTGGGACCGCGTGTCGGACGTCCTCTTCCGAAAGCTCAACGACCTCGCTGTGCAACAGGGCCTCCTCACCTTCTCCCCCGACCACACCCTCATGCCTACGCCCCGCGTTCAGGATGTCGTCATCTACACCGTCGTGCACCAGCCGCGCCGCCTCCGCCTGCCCGCCGAGCCACTCTCGACCGATGAGCCGACAGCGGTCATTGAAAAGGCTCTGTTCGACGACGACATGAACGAACGCTACTTCCGCAAGGTGGCCGCCAGTAGCTACTGGCCCGCCACGGAGCGCTTCCTCCGCCTGGTCGACGAGGGCCTCAAACTCAGCATCGGCTTCTCCCTCTCCTTCATCGAGCAGGCCGAGCGGTGGGATTCGGCGCTCCTGGACCGCTTCCGAACGCTCGTGCAGCACGAAAACGTGGAACTCGTGGCCGTCGAGCCTACACACAGCTTCGTCCTGCTCTGGGACTTGCCGTTCTTCATTGAACGAATGAGAGAGATCCGCAACCAGCTTGAAGCAACATTCGGAGAGCGGCCGGTCGTGGCCGACACGACGGAGATGATGATGTCTGACGGCATCTACCACGCGCTGGAGCAGGCCGGTTTCCGAGCGGGCCTCGTGGACGGGCGCTCGTGGGTGCTGGACTGGCGCCAGCCCACCTACGTGTACCATCACGGAACCGGTCAGCTGAAGCTCCTGGCCCGCCACTACACCCTGAGCGACGACGTGGGCTATCGCTTCTCGAACCGCGGCTGGGAGGGGTGGCCGCTCATGGCCGACGACTACGCACAGTGGATCGCCAACTCGCCCGGCAATGTCGCGGTCCTGGGGTGGGACTTCGAAACCTTCGGCGAACACCACTCGCCGGAAAGCGGGATCTTCGACTTCCTCGACGCCCTCCCCCGTGCCATTCACGACGTCGGACTCTCCTTTGCCACCCCGAGCGAGGCCCTGACCCGCCACGGCGACGACAGCTACGACCTCCCGCTTTCCCCCTTCCCCAGCACGTGGGCCGGCAGCGGGGGCCTCGAATTCTTCCTGGGCAACGCCGCCCAACAGGCCGTCCACATGCTCATGATTCAGACGTACCAGAAAGCGCGGCTGACCGGAAAGGAACGCTGGATTGACCTTGCAACGTGGCTGGCCCAATCGGACAACCTGCACCTCATTCAGTGGTACGGCCGCTACGGATCAGAGGCCGAGGTGTCCGCCTACTTCACGCCCGACGAATGGTGGTCGCTCGGCCCCGACGGCATCATCTGGGAACTGCAGCAGGTCTACAAGCACGTCATCGCGGCCCTGGATGCCGAGCTGCCGTCCTCCCCGAGTCGGCAGCAGCACGAGGGCGACGGAACCGGGATCCTCGCCCCCCACACGGCCCTCCGCAAACCGCCGCGAACGCCGTCCCCACCGGAGCGACGATAA
- a CDS encoding DUF3098 domain-containing protein codes for MPKSSKRTSGPGRSALIFRKQNYVLLAVSVLLIAVGFVAMYLDGQFLGFVSLTVSPIIILSGYALLVYAILRRPDESPQPVEEA; via the coding sequence ATGCCGAAATCCTCAAAGCGAACGAGCGGTCCAGGCCGGTCGGCCCTGATCTTTAGAAAGCAGAACTACGTGCTTCTGGCCGTAAGTGTGCTTCTCATTGCCGTGGGCTTTGTTGCAATGTACCTGGACGGTCAGTTTCTCGGCTTTGTCTCTCTAACGGTTTCGCCCATCATCATTCTGTCTGGGTACGCCCTGCTGGTCTACGCCATTCTCCGACGGCCCGACGAGTCCCCACAGCCCGTGGAGGAGGCGTAG
- a CDS encoding phosphoribosyltransferase family protein → MAVAARLDRLPAGRGIFEATLPLWVFDKDGTLQAVQHAIKYGNRPRYGVALGHLLGNAYAEVGLAPDGVVPIPLHRTRKLERGYNQSRMLGKGVAEALDRPLCPELLSRPHPTRSQTDLSRKERWQNVHNAFAATPACAEGHWLIVDDVLTTGSTVVAAAQTLANAGAHTLSLATLALARQ, encoded by the coding sequence ATGGCCGTCGCAGCCCGATTGGACCGCCTGCCCGCCGGCCGGGGAATTTTCGAAGCGACCCTGCCCCTCTGGGTGTTCGATAAGGATGGCACGCTACAGGCCGTACAACACGCAATCAAATACGGCAACCGTCCTCGCTACGGGGTCGCTCTGGGTCACCTTCTCGGGAATGCCTACGCCGAGGTCGGCCTCGCCCCCGACGGGGTCGTGCCGATCCCCCTGCACCGCACCCGCAAACTTGAGCGCGGCTACAACCAAAGCCGGATGCTGGGAAAAGGCGTCGCGGAGGCTCTCGACCGCCCCCTCTGCCCCGAGCTCCTCTCTCGCCCCCATCCGACCCGCTCACAGACGGATCTCTCCCGCAAGGAACGGTGGCAGAATGTTCATAACGCGTTTGCTGCCACTCCCGCCTGTGCCGAGGGGCACTGGCTGATCGTTGACGACGTCCTCACGACCGGCTCCACAGTCGTCGCTGCCGCTCAGACGTTGGCCAACGCCGGCGCCCACACCCTCTCCCTCGCCACGCTCGCCCTCGCTCGTCAATAG
- the ppdK gene encoding pyruvate, phosphate dikinase, with protein sequence MSTTTDTKYVYRFGNGRSEGNRHQKSLLGGKGANLNEMSGIGLPIPPGYTITTEACRYYVDHDGDWPAGMETQVQDGIQHLEEAMDRRFGDPENPLLVSVRSGAALSMPGMMDTVLNLGINDKVAAGFADATGNERLAYDAYRRFIDMFGDVVVGIDRSRFENAITKLKEERGVESDVELTAADLRDLVDRYKAIYRKATGRMFPDDPYKQLHLAINAVFGSWTNDRAVRYRQINDITGLKGTAVNVQAMVYGNMSNNSATGVCFTRDPGTGENDLYGEFLVNAQGEDVVAGIRTPRDISEMQKLMPSIYDELQEVCDHLEEHYGDMQDLEFTVEEGTLYILQTRDGKRTGPAALTIATDMVDEGLVNKDHAVKKLVEPGHLEQLLHPQFETGVDYEDDVLGEGLPASPGAAVGRVVFTAEDAENWNDDGEDVILVRVETSPEDVGGMDAAEGILTSRGGMTSHAAVVARGWGKPCVAGCDDIVVNYDQKSFTNGEITVQEGDWISINGSTGEVVLGKQPLRDPELSGEFSRFMSWADEFRTMAVRTNADTGPDAHQALDFGAEGIGLCRTEHMFFGEERITEMRRMILSESADEEQAALEALLPYQRTDFADIFRAMDGHPVTIRLLDPPLHEFLPDANADGEVEELAEQLDLAPEVIREKLRSHEEFNPMLGHRGCRLGVTQPAITQMQARALFEAALDVQAEGVDVQPEVMVPLVSTVGEFRHQKQVIEDTVNTVFETRNDSVDYQIGTMIEVPRAALQADQIATIADFFSFGTNDLTQMTFGYSRDDAGTFLPHYVETEILEKDPFQALDRNGVGELVEMGTERGRSAAPGLKVGICGEHGGEPSSVYFCYEADLDYVSCSPYRVPVARLAAAQAALVNAEKNEPTAPPSGNGAAA encoded by the coding sequence ATGAGTACAACAACGGATACCAAATACGTTTATCGCTTTGGAAACGGGCGATCTGAAGGCAACCGCCACCAGAAATCTCTCCTCGGCGGCAAGGGGGCCAACCTCAACGAGATGAGTGGAATCGGCCTCCCCATCCCGCCCGGCTATACGATCACCACTGAGGCTTGCCGGTATTATGTGGACCACGACGGCGACTGGCCGGCGGGCATGGAGACTCAGGTGCAAGACGGCATTCAACACCTGGAAGAGGCGATGGATCGGCGCTTCGGAGACCCCGAAAATCCCCTGCTCGTCTCGGTGCGGAGCGGTGCGGCATTGTCGATGCCGGGCATGATGGATACGGTGCTCAACCTGGGCATTAACGACAAAGTGGCCGCCGGATTCGCGGACGCCACTGGCAACGAGCGTCTAGCCTACGACGCCTATCGCCGCTTCATCGACATGTTCGGCGACGTGGTCGTCGGCATCGACCGGAGCCGATTTGAGAACGCCATCACCAAGCTGAAGGAGGAGCGGGGGGTCGAAAGCGACGTGGAGCTCACCGCCGCCGACCTGCGCGACCTCGTCGACCGCTACAAAGCCATTTATCGCAAGGCCACGGGCCGGATGTTTCCCGATGACCCGTACAAACAGTTGCACCTTGCTATTAACGCCGTTTTTGGGTCGTGGACAAACGACCGCGCCGTGCGCTATCGGCAGATCAATGACATTACCGGCTTGAAAGGCACCGCCGTGAATGTGCAGGCCATGGTGTACGGAAACATGAGCAACAATAGCGCCACCGGCGTCTGCTTCACCCGAGACCCCGGTACAGGCGAGAATGATCTCTACGGCGAGTTCTTAGTCAATGCCCAGGGCGAAGACGTTGTGGCAGGCATCCGTACCCCTCGCGACATCAGTGAGATGCAGAAGCTGATGCCCTCGATCTACGACGAGTTGCAGGAGGTATGTGACCACTTGGAGGAGCATTACGGCGATATGCAAGATCTGGAGTTCACCGTGGAGGAGGGCACACTCTACATCCTTCAGACGCGCGACGGGAAGCGCACCGGTCCCGCCGCCCTCACGATTGCCACCGACATGGTGGACGAGGGACTCGTGAACAAGGATCACGCGGTTAAGAAACTCGTCGAGCCAGGGCACCTGGAGCAGCTGCTCCACCCGCAGTTTGAGACTGGTGTCGACTATGAGGACGACGTACTCGGCGAAGGGCTGCCGGCCTCTCCCGGAGCGGCCGTGGGACGGGTCGTGTTCACCGCCGAAGACGCCGAAAACTGGAACGACGACGGGGAGGACGTCATCCTCGTCCGTGTCGAAACCAGCCCCGAGGATGTCGGCGGCATGGATGCTGCGGAGGGCATCCTTACCTCGCGCGGCGGCATGACCTCACACGCCGCCGTGGTGGCTCGCGGCTGGGGCAAACCCTGCGTGGCTGGCTGCGACGACATCGTGGTCAACTACGATCAGAAATCGTTCACCAACGGCGAAATTACAGTTCAGGAGGGCGATTGGATCTCCATCAACGGCTCGACCGGCGAGGTTGTGCTCGGCAAGCAGCCCCTGCGCGACCCGGAGCTGAGCGGCGAGTTTTCACGCTTCATGTCGTGGGCCGACGAGTTCCGCACGATGGCGGTCCGCACAAATGCCGATACAGGCCCGGATGCCCATCAGGCCCTTGACTTCGGCGCAGAGGGGATTGGCCTCTGCCGCACCGAGCACATGTTCTTCGGCGAGGAGCGCATCACGGAAATGCGGCGCATGATTCTTTCCGAGAGCGCAGACGAAGAGCAGGCTGCCCTCGAAGCGCTCCTTCCCTACCAGCGGACAGACTTTGCGGACATCTTCCGGGCGATGGATGGACACCCCGTCACGATCCGTCTCCTCGATCCGCCTCTGCACGAGTTTCTACCAGACGCTAATGCCGACGGTGAAGTGGAAGAGCTGGCTGAACAGCTCGACCTTGCCCCCGAGGTCATCCGTGAAAAGCTCCGCTCCCATGAGGAATTCAACCCGATGCTAGGCCACCGGGGCTGCCGCCTTGGGGTCACGCAGCCGGCCATCACGCAAATGCAAGCCCGTGCCCTCTTCGAAGCGGCTCTCGACGTGCAGGCAGAAGGCGTGGACGTACAGCCGGAAGTCATGGTGCCCCTCGTGTCTACGGTGGGAGAGTTTCGTCACCAGAAGCAAGTCATCGAGGATACCGTAAACACCGTCTTCGAAACGCGGAATGACTCGGTTGACTACCAGATCGGTACCATGATCGAAGTCCCCCGGGCGGCCCTGCAGGCCGATCAGATCGCCACGATCGCGGACTTCTTCTCGTTCGGCACCAATGATTTGACGCAGATGACCTTCGGCTACAGCCGGGATGATGCCGGCACGTTCCTCCCCCACTACGTGGAAACCGAAATTCTGGAGAAGGACCCGTTCCAAGCTCTCGACCGGAATGGCGTCGGAGAGCTGGTCGAAATGGGAACAGAACGTGGTCGGTCGGCCGCCCCTGGCCTAAAGGTGGGCATCTGTGGCGAGCACGGCGGCGAACCGTCGTCGGTGTACTTCTGCTACGAAGCAGACCTCGATTACGTCTCCTGCTCTCCCTATCGTGTACCGGTCGCCCGTCTCGCTGCGGCGCAGGCTGCTCTGGTCAATGCTGAGAAGAACGAACCGACCGCTCCTCCGAGTGGAAATGGAGCCGCGGCCTGA
- a CDS encoding DUF3524 domain-containing protein, protein MNILALEPWYSGSHERFLDGLVDHSTHEIKTITMPGRFWRWRMEGGGVTLAKKVRSAVDEGFRPDLLFATDMVNLPAVLSLTRPHLQDVPVVLYFHENQLTYPLPPDRERERAYSITNYLSALAADRVVFNSQSHFDEFIEALPQLLRDFPDFTNMHTVRDLREKSTVLHLGMDLAAHDEYRGARTERRLHSTVPPVVLWNQRWEYDKNPSAFFHTMNRLDDAGVPFQLILAGRHFHEQPEEFEHAFERYAERILHYGYAEDFAEYSRLLHRADVVVSTAHHEFFGVAIQEAIYCGCHPVLPNRLSYPELIPESHHKPLLHAPILYEDDQDRFEVLRGILEGDERPLPPKTLRKIPAPLDWDRHVERYDDLFESVAEEQTVPA, encoded by the coding sequence ATGAATATTCTAGCCCTTGAGCCCTGGTACAGCGGTTCGCACGAGCGCTTTCTCGATGGTCTCGTCGACCACAGCACACATGAAATCAAGACCATTACCATGCCGGGCCGGTTCTGGCGCTGGCGCATGGAAGGCGGCGGCGTGACGCTCGCCAAGAAGGTCCGGTCCGCAGTTGACGAGGGCTTTCGTCCCGATCTGCTCTTCGCGACGGACATGGTGAATCTGCCGGCCGTCCTGTCGCTGACGCGCCCGCACCTTCAGGATGTGCCGGTCGTGCTCTATTTTCACGAAAATCAGCTCACGTACCCGCTTCCGCCGGACCGGGAGCGAGAGCGAGCCTATTCGATCACGAATTACCTCTCGGCCCTCGCGGCTGATCGGGTCGTGTTTAACTCACAGTCCCACTTCGACGAGTTTATTGAGGCCCTTCCGCAGCTGCTGCGGGACTTCCCCGACTTTACGAACATGCACACGGTTCGCGACCTGCGGGAGAAGAGCACAGTGCTGCATTTGGGCATGGACCTGGCGGCTCACGACGAGTATCGAGGGGCACGCACGGAGCGGAGGCTACACTCCACAGTCCCCCCCGTGGTGCTCTGGAATCAGCGCTGGGAGTACGACAAGAACCCGTCGGCCTTTTTCCACACCATGAACCGGCTCGACGATGCCGGGGTGCCGTTTCAGCTCATTCTGGCTGGCAGGCACTTTCACGAGCAGCCAGAGGAGTTCGAGCACGCCTTTGAGCGCTATGCCGAGCGCATCTTGCACTACGGCTACGCCGAGGACTTTGCCGAGTACAGTCGCCTGCTCCACCGAGCCGACGTGGTCGTCTCGACGGCACACCACGAATTCTTCGGCGTGGCCATCCAGGAGGCCATCTACTGCGGATGTCACCCTGTGCTTCCCAACCGGCTCAGCTATCCGGAACTCATCCCGGAGTCTCACCACAAGCCCTTGCTGCACGCGCCGATCCTGTATGAGGACGATCAGGACCGTTTTGAGGTGCTTCGGGGCATTCTGGAAGGAGACGAGCGCCCACTGCCGCCGAAAACGCTCCGCAAAATTCCGGCGCCGCTCGACTGGGATCGCCACGTAGAGCGTTACGACGATCTCTTCGAATCGGTTGCGGAAGAACAAACGGTGCCGGCCTAG
- the msrA gene encoding peptide-methionine (S)-S-oxide reductase MsrA, translating into MSTTATATFGGGCFWCLEAVYQEVDGVESVVSGYAGGEVPNPSYRQVCTGDTGHAEVVQITYDPSTISYRDLLEIFFTIHDPTTKDRQGPDVGPQYRSIILHHDEEQKQVATTLIEELEEDDVFDRIVTEVAPLDTFYTAEEEHQDYYRNNPSQAYCQSVISPKVTKLRQKHADKLASAK; encoded by the coding sequence GTGTCCACTACAGCTACGGCAACTTTCGGGGGCGGATGCTTTTGGTGTTTGGAGGCCGTGTATCAGGAAGTTGATGGAGTCGAATCGGTCGTATCCGGCTACGCAGGTGGGGAGGTGCCCAATCCATCGTACCGCCAGGTGTGCACCGGTGACACGGGACACGCCGAGGTTGTGCAGATCACGTACGATCCGTCGACCATTTCCTACCGCGATCTACTGGAGATTTTCTTCACGATCCACGACCCGACCACGAAGGACCGCCAGGGACCAGACGTTGGGCCGCAGTATCGCTCCATCATTCTGCATCACGACGAGGAGCAGAAGCAGGTGGCCACCACTCTCATTGAGGAGTTGGAGGAAGACGACGTATTCGACAGGATCGTGACGGAGGTGGCGCCACTTGACACGTTCTACACTGCCGAGGAGGAGCATCAGGACTACTACCGAAATAATCCGTCGCAGGCCTACTGCCAGAGCGTCATCTCCCCGAAGGTAACGAAGCTCCGTCAGAAGCACGCCGACAAGCTGGCAAGTGCGAAGTGA
- a CDS encoding DUF1343 domain-containing protein gives MTCLPLSLRWSLPSSVLGLFLVLSIAGCGANSPPSVRSGAEVLAANDFAALDGERVGLIVNHTAQVDTAHLIDRIDRAPNVELGALFGPEHGLRGTAGAGEKVNDGRDDRTGAPIYSLYGDSRTPTPGEMEGLDALVFDVQDVGARFYTYITTMGLAMQAAADAGLRFVVLDRPNPLGGNYVSGFVLEPEHKTFVGRYPIPIAHGMTVGELARMIKGEGLLPGLDDLDLTVVSMENWTRDMQWPDTNREWTPPSPNIPTWETALLYSGMCFYEGVRVNEGRGTDHPFLQIGLPWSQEAAHSVVDTLQARSLPGVAIDTTSFTPESRPQAAPSPRFEGEQMHGFRVQVTDRTTIQPVEVGIHTLQASYQQAQVEGDTSFISRPDHFTRLAGTTRLRTLLEEGASAQTIIESWADDVQQFRNQRSSYLLY, from the coding sequence ATGACGTGCCTGCCCCTTTCATTGCGCTGGTCCCTGCCGTCGTCCGTGCTCGGTCTTTTTCTCGTCCTCAGCATCGCCGGCTGCGGGGCAAACTCGCCCCCCTCTGTCCGGAGCGGAGCCGAGGTGCTGGCCGCAAACGACTTTGCGGCACTCGACGGCGAGCGGGTGGGCCTCATTGTAAACCACACGGCGCAGGTCGATACGGCCCACCTGATCGATCGAATCGACCGTGCCCCCAACGTGGAGCTTGGGGCTCTTTTCGGTCCCGAACACGGCCTACGGGGCACGGCCGGGGCCGGGGAGAAAGTCAATGATGGGCGCGACGATCGCACCGGGGCCCCCATTTACAGCCTCTATGGCGACTCGCGCACCCCAACGCCGGGTGAGATGGAGGGCCTCGATGCACTCGTGTTCGACGTGCAAGACGTGGGGGCTCGCTTCTATACCTACATCACCACGATGGGGCTCGCCATGCAGGCCGCGGCGGACGCCGGCCTTCGATTCGTGGTGCTGGATCGGCCCAACCCTTTGGGAGGCAACTATGTCTCTGGCTTCGTACTGGAGCCCGAGCACAAAACCTTCGTGGGACGATACCCCATCCCCATCGCGCACGGCATGACGGTGGGCGAGCTCGCACGAATGATTAAAGGAGAGGGTCTCCTGCCCGGCCTCGACGACCTAGACCTGACCGTCGTCTCGATGGAGAACTGGACGCGGGACATGCAGTGGCCGGACACGAACCGCGAATGGACGCCCCCGAGCCCGAACATTCCCACCTGGGAAACGGCCCTGCTCTACTCGGGCATGTGCTTCTACGAGGGTGTGCGCGTAAATGAGGGACGGGGAACAGATCATCCCTTTCTCCAGATCGGCCTGCCCTGGTCCCAAGAGGCAGCTCACTCCGTCGTCGACACGCTCCAGGCGCGCTCCCTTCCGGGCGTCGCCATCGACACGACGTCCTTCACGCCGGAGTCGCGTCCACAGGCGGCCCCCTCACCACGCTTCGAGGGCGAACAGATGCACGGGTTTCGCGTGCAGGTCACCGACCGGACCACCATCCAGCCGGTCGAGGTGGGAATTCATACTCTACAGGCCAGTTATCAGCAAGCTCAGGTCGAAGGAGATACGAGCTTCATCAGTCGCCCCGACCACTTCACCCGCCTTGCGGGCACCACTCGGCTCCGGACCCTTCTAGAAGAGGGCGCCTCTGCCCAGACCATCATTGAATCGTGGGCAGACGACGTACAACAATTCCGGAATCAACGCTCCTCCTACCTGCTCTACTAA
- the ndk gene encoding nucleoside-diphosphate kinase: MAVERTLAILKPDCVRKELVGEVLSRIQDAGFQLRALKMITMSKAEAEGFYSVHEDKPFFDDLTDFMSSGPCIPVVLEKENAIEDFRALIGATDPEEATDGTIRSDFAGSIEQNIVHGSDSPENGKKETAYFFAEHEIVANKSSME, encoded by the coding sequence ATGGCTGTTGAACGCACCCTTGCAATTCTTAAGCCCGACTGCGTCCGCAAGGAACTGGTCGGCGAAGTGCTGAGCCGCATTCAGGACGCGGGCTTCCAGCTGCGCGCCCTGAAGATGATCACAATGTCGAAGGCCGAGGCCGAAGGCTTCTATTCCGTCCACGAGGACAAGCCGTTTTTCGACGATCTGACCGACTTCATGTCGAGCGGCCCCTGCATACCGGTCGTGCTGGAAAAGGAGAACGCGATTGAGGACTTCCGCGCCCTGATTGGAGCCACCGATCCGGAGGAGGCAACCGACGGGACCATTCGAAGCGACTTTGCGGGCTCCATCGAGCAGAACATCGTCCACGGCTCCGATTCTCCTGAGAACGGTAAGAAGGAAACCGCATACTTCTTTGCCGAGCACGAGATTGTCGCCAACAAGTCCTCCATGGAGTAA
- a CDS encoding DNA starvation/stationary phase protection protein, which yields MPTTQTKDAAQTTEQKTGHGDPWRPQQMIEENPVGLSEEATEELIPKLDEIQCTLWTLYHQYHKHHWLVEGPQFRDLHHFLEENYEEVHKYVDRIAERITALGGIPTSSPANQAELSHVEHEPEGTYRLRAMLEHDLEGERILSVLVRETIDVALEHGDHGTKRELEKVLTKAEDRAHHLDHFLGEDTLEYGLSADEPAQG from the coding sequence ATGCCGACCACCCAAACTAAAGACGCAGCCCAAACGACTGAGCAAAAAACTGGTCACGGCGATCCCTGGCGCCCCCAGCAAATGATTGAGGAAAATCCCGTGGGGCTCAGCGAAGAAGCGACCGAGGAGCTCATTCCGAAGTTGGACGAGATTCAGTGCACGCTGTGGACCCTTTATCACCAGTATCACAAGCACCACTGGCTCGTGGAGGGCCCGCAGTTCCGTGACCTGCACCACTTCCTAGAGGAGAACTACGAGGAAGTGCACAAGTACGTCGACCGCATTGCAGAGCGCATCACGGCCCTCGGCGGCATTCCGACGAGCAGTCCCGCCAACCAGGCGGAGCTCTCGCATGTGGAGCACGAGCCGGAAGGCACCTATCGCCTGCGTGCCATGCTGGAGCATGACCTGGAGGGAGAGCGCATCCTCTCCGTCCTCGTCCGCGAGACGATTGACGTGGCCCTGGAGCACGGCGACCACGGGACCAAGCGCGAGCTGGAGAAGGTGCTCACGAAGGCCGAAGATCGCGCCCACCACCTCGACCACTTCCTCGGTGAGGACACGCTGGAGTATGGACTCAGCGCTGATGAGCCCGCCCAGGGCTAA